The window TTGACGTTGTCAATCACTAGAACCTCCATTTCTTTCTACACATTTCGAAAAATTAAAATCATCAGTATCAAGCCTTTGGGGTAATATTAATGTACGGTTACATACCTGAGTATCAACAGTCGCAGTACCAATGTGAGGGAGCAAGACAGCCCCGGGATGGCTAATTAACTTCGGGTTGATCTCGGGCTCCTTTTCGTAAACATCCAAGCCAACGCTCCAAACCTTGCCGGAATCAAGGGCCGTTGCTAAAGCTTCTTCGTCAATGATGGCACCTCTAGCTGTGTTTACAATGATCACGCcatccttcatcaagctGAACTCGTTCTTGCCGATCAAGCCCTGAGTGGCTGGTCCCAGAGGCAGATGAACTGAAATAACATCGCTAGTCTGAAGCAATTCTTGGAAGGTTACGTATTTGGGGACCTCTTGAGGAGAAAAATGCTTGTCCAGGTTGTCCACGGGCCTCCTGTTATGGTATTGCAATTTAAACCCAAGAGCAGCGGCACGCTTAGCCGTAGCAGTTCCAATGCCGCCCATGCCCAGAATCCCGAGCGTCAGTGTGTGGGGATCGCGACCAAGAGGGCTCGCACCTCGCCACTTGCCCTCTCGGAGAGCGAGCTGGGGAATCCAGGCACGGCGTAATGCTCCAAggatgagaaagatggcGGTATTTGCTGTGGCAGCATCGAC of the Trichoderma breve strain T069 chromosome 4, whole genome shotgun sequence genome contains:
- a CDS encoding d-isomer specific 2-hydroxyacid dehydrogenase, NAD binding domain-containing protein codes for the protein MAGSSSPKPGVLMLGIVHHAKAEFEKLSEVADVTQVTSGSRDEFIRDCDSGKYNNVVAISRTYDSVAITGRFDSELVSHLPPSIRFISHNGAGYDQIDIQPCTDKNISVSNTPKAVDAATANTAIFLILGALRRAWIPQLALREGKWRGASPLGRDPHTLTLGILGMGGIGTATAKRAAALGFKLQYHNRRPVDNLDKHFSPQEVPKYVTFQELLQTSDVISVHLPLGPATQGLIGKNEFSLMKDGVIIVNTARGAIIDEEALATALDSGKVWSVGLDVYEKEPEINPKLISHPGAVLLPHIGTATVDTQKEMEVLVIDNVKSAITKGKFLTLVPEQKPVLAKV